One part of the Streptomyces nigra genome encodes these proteins:
- a CDS encoding TetR/AcrR family transcriptional regulator, with amino-acid sequence MSLADHRPRQDGPTRGRPRSEAVERAITEGVLKLLEDGVPLAELSIERIARTAGVGKAAIYRRWSGKEELFVDIVRAAEPPDPELPGTSVRDDVVALLEQTRQRGLMTRSSVLLHNVIAQMKSSPKIWDAYHANVIEPRRRKQYAILRRGQETGELRTDIDIDVMNDMVFGPMLVRAVMRPDADLPEGLAEQIADVALTGLRPVSTSTT; translated from the coding sequence GTGAGCCTCGCCGACCATCGTCCCCGGCAGGACGGTCCCACCCGGGGCCGGCCCCGCAGCGAGGCTGTGGAGCGGGCCATCACCGAGGGCGTGCTGAAGCTCCTTGAGGACGGCGTGCCGCTCGCGGAGCTGTCCATCGAGCGCATCGCTCGCACCGCGGGCGTGGGCAAGGCCGCCATCTACCGGCGCTGGAGCGGCAAGGAGGAGCTGTTCGTGGACATCGTGCGGGCCGCCGAGCCGCCGGACCCCGAGCTGCCCGGCACCTCGGTGCGCGACGACGTGGTGGCCCTGCTCGAACAGACCAGGCAGCGCGGCCTGATGACCCGGTCGTCGGTGCTGCTGCACAACGTCATCGCCCAGATGAAGAGCAGCCCGAAGATCTGGGACGCCTACCACGCGAACGTCATCGAGCCGCGGCGCCGCAAGCAGTACGCGATCCTGCGGCGCGGCCAGGAGACCGGCGAACTGCGCACCGACATCGACATCGACGTGATGAACGACATGGTGTTCGGGCCGATGCTGGTGCGGGCCGTGATGCGCCCGGACGCCGACCTCCCGGAGGGCCTCGCGGAGCAGATCGCCGACGTCGCGCTCACCGGTCTACGGCCCGTCAGCACCTCAACGACGTAG